GTTAAATCACTGTAATTTCTCAATTAGCATTATGTTAGCATCTCCACAGATATTTAGTTAAGCTTATTCTTTCTGCCCTTCTCCCAGTCTTCAACTGTGAGTTTATCTATCTTCACCATGTTACAATGGCAGATATACAGACCAGAGAAATTATGTGAACATCTAGAAAGTCAGTCTGAGTCTTGTAGTGCTGCAAAGGCACAACGCTAGCACTAACAAATGATTTTGCTCTTTATGGATTTGGGTGTATGTTGCCAAAAATATGAGATTTATGCCCTAAGAAAAATTTGCATTTCTCATCTTGTGCTTAGCAGCTAAAACTAGAAGGGTGAACAAAAGCCTGTCTGGATTTTACAAAGGCCTGAGATACCTTCTCTCTCACTAAAAATGAAAGCACCTGATCACAAGGAACAAAGTCCTTTTATGCTCAGATGGCTTACAATACTGAAGCAGCAATATTCTCCTCTGTGCAGGTCCATTATTTTTGCcatctaccaaaaaaaaaaaattccacatcAGTGGTTTTATTACAGTATTCCAAAAGCTCCTGGGCTTCCACTGCACCTCCCAACTTGAAATTGATTTGGTACAATTAGTAGCGGGCCTGCAGATAATGCTGAAAGTGATTTCTAGTTAGAATACCTTGGGCTTTCAAACAGCACAGCAAAGAAATGGAGAATTGTCAGAAAAGACATAAAATGTTACTGCAAAAAGACGCTtagcaaaaaaccaaagaacCCAAAATCATTCCTTCTCCAACACAAGTTTATAGTACACTACTTTTTCACTCTGTCCATGAACGGCCAAAAAAAGAGTTCAGATTATCTGAATATCAAAACTATCAGGACCAGTTTAGCAACACTACATCTGCAATCTGAGATGTATCCACCTGATCCCAGCACAGAATGCTTCAGAGTAAAGCAGAGACACCCAGGACTCCAGCACTTGCTAAAACTTCACAATAACCACGTTAAGAGTAAAGACTTTTTCCTGTGGGAGTTAATGAGATCTTTGTTACTAGCTTCAGTAGGAACAGATCTTGGCAACAGGTGAAAGATTTTAAGCTTCTTGGAATTTTTAGACACAAACCCACTATATGCAGATTAGATCATCATGTATGAAAGCAATACTGTATTAAAAATTGCACATTATTTATTCATAGCTGCTGTCTTCTATAGAGTAAAACAACACTCATTGTCCACAAATTTCATCCACAGTTTATAGATTTTCAAAGTTAGTACTATGAAATGGCCATGTGGTGTCAATCTTCTTCCTAATGAAAGTACAGTTGTCATGAACTGCTCTTTCCCAGCAATCCCTGCAGTGATGCTGAAAGGTGCACATGCCCTTTATTCTCTCCCCTTGGAGATGGTCCCTTTGTGGAATGGGCTAGGCTGGCATCAGGCAAACTTATGGCCTCCACAGAGTATGTTCCAAGGCTAGAGAACTTCAAAGCCTAACAGAGTCAATTCAGCATCTTTTAATATTCAGATTGAGCTAAAAGAATATTTGTCTTCTTATGATCACTAAGAAAACATACCCAAATTGTCACTTACAGATAGGATTGTCATCCTAGTCCAAGGAACAAAATGATATAGCGAATCATTCcaagaggagcagaaagctcTGGAGCAATAAATTTAACTTCCTGAGACTGCAAAAACTGAGAAAGGAATTCAGCATTGCACAGTATTTTCTGTCTGGCTATATCTGCACTCCTTTAAATAGTTACTACCTTCTCATTTATGTTTAAAGATACTGCTTCTTAATAACAACACCACCAAATTCTCCAGCTACAAAAGTTGAGCTGCACTCACCCTAAAGTGCAATTTTCCAGTTTTGCAACCTGTAGACACTTGAATCACAGATTGTGCAAATCTGCATTGTCCTACAGGGAAGCACAAATGTTTGCTAACAGTCTTCTCTGAAAGAAAGATCTAATGAACATTCACTGTTAGTTTCCACTGTGTAAGCTTTTAAGATAACAACGATAAAACAATAGAATTGCACATGCTAATCTCACTGACTGAATATTTTGCTGTTAAAATGTCATGACATACTGCAAAACCAAATCCTGTACACAATATGTAAGTTATTTAAAAGATATTCCTAAGCATAGTAGGATCCAAATGAAGCAACTCTTTGACCAGTTATTTAGCTTTTGGCTTTATGATTTAAACAGGAAGCATGACGTTTAAGAACAGCCAGGGCTAActaaaaatttagaaattataaatgaaaaaagttGCTACATTTACATGCTGtcatggtttgttttgttgctggTTTGCTTTTCTTAATTCATGGTTTAGGCCTTTATCaccaaaataaagcaaaaaccaGTACATACCAGAAAATATCAGTCCAAGTCAGCAATACTCAATATAGGTAGAGATATATGCTGCCATATCAGCAACATGGAACTAAGATATTTGTCTATTTGATAAAAATAGATTATCTCAGAGCTTTATAATCCCAAATTATAATAATACACTCATAGATATACTTTGGTAAccagcaaaaattaaaaacactTTCTTGACTTCAGTACATCATCCATTAAAAATGATAGGTCAAAAACTACATTAAATATATAAGCTCTGTACAAAGGTTATGCTGTTAAACACTGGTTATGAAtcctgctgttttttttttttttttaattaagcttATAATATTAGCTGCTGTTtctcacatttttctctttgtatttcTGCTCTGAACTTAGGGGTAGAATCTGTTGGGTAAACATGAAGTCAAAATAATTGTTCAATATGATAGCACTGAGCTATGCTGGTAACTAGTCATGCCTCATAATTTTGGCACTTGTGCTTCAGAAAGCTTtcaaggttatttttttttgaggtgTATGCTATTCATCAATCTCCAGGCATGAACATACTCCTGTCTTACAAGCTCCATTTTGGCTACAAGCATGGCCCTGTACTCCTTTCCTAGAAAGTAACTACTCTTGTTCTCCCTACATAGATTTAGCTCTCAAGCTCCCTTAATACAAGAGCAAATTCTTGTTATGCTGATGAAATTCTTACGACGGAACTTCCACCTACTTCCTCCATCTTCTAAACACAATAAACATCTCCACAATCCATCCAAGCTCTCATCTACCCTCCCACACCAGCACAAGGGTCCTCACTCTTAAGCTGCCCATTGTAACTGTGGGATATCATTGGTGTTTCACCTTCAGCACCACAGTtgtcctgcagacaagagaCAGAAAATGGTAAGATGGCAACTAATAGCCATTGTTTTCCTGGAGCTAATACTCATTCGGTAGTTTCAGACTGCCAAAAGATTTGGAGATCAGCAGCTCTGAATAGCACCTTTTCCATGATTGCCAAGTTGTTAGCAGAAGAATAGATCCTTTTCCAGCAAGATACCATAAAAGAAAGGTAGCCTCATAaatgaaataaaggaaaaggcAGGTTACAGCAGTGTAGCTGTGGAGCAGGAAAGCCACCGACGTGGTTTATTACATGGGTCATTTGATAGAGGTTTATTACTCTCTGTATGGCACACTGTGGTGCTTTCTGGATTATTTCAGTACATCTGCTGTAATCTTCTGCACTGAAGTCTCTCACATTATGGGCTGCTGTCTTCCCGTTGTCTTTAGTTCTGCACTCACAGTACTCCACAATACGCTACACTGTACCAGAAGTGAGCCGCAGTATTAAATAAAATTCATTATACTGCAGGGAAAAGAGTCTTAAAATATAGCAGTTCTTTATATATACAGACACTTTCATTTAAAACTCCCTCTCTTCTTCCACTCGAGTGCCAAAATGAAGAGTCACTATTCACACAGGCTGTCAACAGACTTTGAGACATGAACTTTGAGTGTCTTGACAAAACCCCAGTAGGTAAGCTTATTGTAGTTCATAGTTACAGTGAGAAAGACAGATAAGAAAGCCATATACAGAATTAAGGAGACTTTGCACTTTTCATCATGCCCAGCCCTGGGTAGTCAGATGGGGTACTTGCAGGCAAGGAGGCAGGCAGGGTCATCATCAGTTGTTTGTGTTGGGACACCTCATAGATTTCACTGCTCACTCTGAAGACTGGCGATTCATGTGTGCTTTttagtttctttgtttttaaaagtctttaaaGTTGCATCACTCGGAATCAGATAAGTCACTTTAAACAAAGCAAAGTGTTAAGTGTGACAATTTATTTATAACATACTTCCCACCATCACCACCACAAACCAccctgtgaaagaaaaaacccctgCTGAAAGAGTGACAATTTTTAGTATGTTTGAAAGAAATTAGACCAACACGGCATCAAGAGCCACTCTAGTCAAATTAAGAGCACAACAGCGGGGGGTGGGGCGTGGGGAGAATAGTTCAAAGCATACATTAGGTGCTGTAGATTAGCCTGCTTCTCCACTTCCTTAAGAATTCAACACAAAATTGCTCTAAACTCATAATTTCCACATTATGTTTAAAAGACAAGCTAGTCTTTAGCATAGAAAATAAACCCTAATGCTTTTCTAATGTATTTTCAGATACAGGAACTGCAACTACCCGCAACATCACCATCCCACGTTTACTCCTCAATATAAATATTATCCCAGGAAGTATAGCCTAAGAGTTCTGACACAGCCCCTATCTTAAGACAGCTTCTCTTGTTAAGAGGACTTCTAGACATACACTTCTGGTAAAGCTTCTAGTTCTTGCAGTTGTAGGTCGTGTAGAAGGTCTCAACATCACACACAGcgtattttttcttttagcacCATAAATTGTTGAAGCAGTGTTTGGTGCTGAGAATGGATTACTTCCAAGAGGGTAAGTCTTGTGTGCTAATTTTCTATCAGGAAACATGCTGGAGATAGAACCAGCAAGCGTGGAGAGACCAGATATACTGTTACACAGGAGATAGTGAGGTAAACTGTTGGCGTTTATAGTGGGTGTAGCTTATCCCATAGTGTGTTCACAAGGCAAAGGACCAAAACTCTTTCTCAACCTCTTGCACAACAGGTAAGGTGCAGTAAAATAACAGTGGCTTGTTTACTTCTTTGAAAAAAGCCCCTTCTTTCAAAGCATAAGGTGCTGGCCATTTTTTAACAGCTGGGACTCAAGGTTCAGCCTAATGAGCCAGACCTCTTTTTCTAAATCTCCCTTACTTCTCAGTTAAGTGCAACATGCTGCTTTATCAGCAGTTCAAGAGGGAAGACcctctaaggaaaaaaagaaagggtgGTGGTAGAAATACAGTCTAGAACCCACATCAAATTATTTTGTCCACAAATATAAAGTGAGTGATTCACTACTGTTCTCTCTCCTTGGTTTCTGCAAGTCACCCAGGATTAGAACCTATCAAGACATTTAGACAGCATTGTAATCTAAACTGCACTGACTCCATTCTGCATAACATTCATAGATTAACCTTGCAATACTTCTGTTTTTACAAGAAATCAAATGTTTTCCTGTCTTCCTGTCCTAAAGGTTCTCCTATTCCTCTTCAACAGGAACAGAGTTCTACACAATGGATACTTTCTAGTGCCTCTGAATGGGAGAGGAAACAATTTTATGATGCTGCCCAGCAACATCTATTTATATCCTAAAATTATGTTTTACACTTTTACTGGGAGGGGGAGGTGGAatggagaggagaaaaagagcaagagtttgaaaattaaacaaaacaaaacaaaaaaaaggaagagagagagagagaggagagtcTCCTAGGCTCTTTCTCCACTTAAAAATGAAGGTTAGAACAGATAGCAAAAAGCTCTCTCCAGTCTGGAGGGATCCATGTTTATTTCTCCAGACAGGTGAATCTGTTCAATTGTATGACATCAGAAAATGTTCTATCAGTGTTGAAAACAGGGTTCTAAATATGGACACTAAGATTTTGGACAACAGAATGATCAGGAAAGGGCCTGAACGAGTCGTGCCAACAGAAACAGGggttgtttgtgttttgttggtttctttctAGTGTAGATGCAAAATGGCAAAGCCTCCATAAACTTTATTTCTGGGAGTCTCTACAGAAGGCAGAGAAGTCTAAGAGGCTAAAACAGAGCCCTAACAAGGAAAAGGGTGTGCTTACAAGGGTCCGTATCTGGTCTCGTATTTAGAAACAATGTTCTTGCATCGTCCCACTTCCTTGCGCAGCTCTGCCACCTCCGTCCTCAGggctgtgttttctttctcaagaaAGGCCGCCCGAATTGTGATCTGGTTCTCCTTTAGTCGCCGAGCGTCACGGGAACGCTTTGCTGCCACGTTGTTCTTCTTTCGCCTTGTCCAGTATTTTTCAtcctgtattaaaaaaaaaaaaagccaaactgaCAAGTGTTTTGGAGACACCTCTTTATTGTATAATGATATCCACACCGACTGCTTTATTGAGGATCTCCTCCATAGGTTTGCAGGGCTCTGACATCAAAATGGAGACCACACGGTACTGTAAGATTTCATCTTTACACAAGTGTTCTTTTAGGATTAACCAAGTGCATCGCTAGAACTACAGAGATTTAGAGACTTGGGTATTAAGAAGCTGTCCAACTGAAATGCTTCCTTTACTTACTTTCAATTTAGGAGTGAACTTTTACATAAAATCACCTGTTCTCTTGTCTGGGTTACTTAAATCCAGATTAGACACAATGCTGGGCAAATACAGACAATGGCCTTCAAAAGTGCAGGTGATGAGGATTTGACTTGATAGTTCTTCTAATTTCTGTGTCTAGCATGGTCAGTTGCTCCTTGACAGTAATTAGCTCATGATACCAAAACCTGCAAACGGGCAAGCACAGCAGTTGGCGTGCCAATTCTATTCTTGGCAGTGCTTCTGCCCAATCATGTAGGTAAACTGCATTAGCTCTGTATGTCAAAGTGTTTGGACAAAGAGTCAAACTTTTATCAAGGCCTAGGAGAGTTTGCAGCAATAAATCTGTTACCTTTTGCTCATCTGGGACAAAAACCTTCTTGGCTTTTTTAATCATAGGTTGTGGTTTCAGGTCCTCTTCAGTAAACTTGTGTTTGCGAGGATTGAAGAGCTCACCACCAGGCACACTGGACAGCACTAAATCAGCAGGGTCGGGGTTAAAATTCACCTCAACTTCTACGCAGTCAGGATCAATGGGGCTGGGTGTATTTCTCTCATTTTGTGGTGGGGACTCTGGCAACAACAGGAGAAATTACAATATACTCAGCAGGATGAAGGGAATCACAAAGAAGCCAACTTTATTGCCCTGTGGTGAGAAATATCTAACAGAATTAGTTGGTGCTTCCCTGAGGTGTGGTGGGTGCTGCTGTACTGCTGGTGGTACAGAGAAAGAGTTCA
The nucleotide sequence above comes from Passer domesticus isolate bPasDom1 chromosome 5, bPasDom1.hap1, whole genome shotgun sequence. Encoded proteins:
- the TEF gene encoding thyrotroph embryonic factor isoform X2, which produces MSSCNNPGGPTALDFPEVLKSLLEYSLPWTNKMTDKEKEKIKLEEDEAAAASTMAVSASLMPPIWDKTIPYDGESFHLEYMDLDEFLLENGIPSSPTHLDLNQNPLLPVAELEGKESAGASTGSPASSSSTAVYQQSEAASSTESPPQNERNTPSPIDPDCVEVEVNFNPDPADLVLSSVPGGELFNPRKHKFTEEDLKPQPMIKKAKKVFVPDEQKDEKYWTRRKKNNVAAKRSRDARRLKENQITIRAAFLEKENTALRTEVAELRKEVGRCKNIVSKYETRYGPFDLSDSE